GCAAGTATTCCGATCTCACTTTGTACTTGAGCGTCGGAAACTCCTTCTAAGAAGCGAGCTTTGGCCAGGTCGTAAATGCGTTGGTGGCAGGCCTCTTTATATGAACCTTCTTCGGGTCGAGGTTGAGTGTCGGTCATCAATACCACGATCATACTATCCCTGGACTCAAAGCTCGAGTCGTTGATCTTGAGGTAGTCGACATAGTAGTCCATTTCAACATCTAAAGGCTCCCGACCAATAAGGTCGATGAAGCTTCTGTTCATGTAATTCTCGATGAGTACTCGCGGTACCGACTCGTAATACGGAGCGTTATTGTCCGGAATGACTTCGGCTTCTTTTTTTCAAGAAACCAATGCCAAGGCACCCAACATCAGAAATGCTATAGAAAACCTGCCCATCATCTGCGCTAAACCACTCAATTGCGAAAGGAAAAAGCAAGGTGATGATTTTAGCTCAGGGTGACTTACTCCAAACTTATATCGAAATAAAAGGGAAGGTGATCGCTTACTCCACCGTGATAACTGGGGCCTAGATAGGTTCGAAAGGGAATCCAATCGCCTCCGTCCGTTTCCTCCAGAAGCCAGCGGGCAGGGAAAAGATGCAAAGTATCTGCCTTCACACTGGGCACTTGCCTCGATGGGTTTTTCGAAATATAGCATTGGTCGATCAGGCTCCATTTACCTTTATGGACGTGGGAGCCGGGCCATTCGTTGGGCGGCGGAGGATGTGGATCCCATCGCCCAGCCGAATTACTCCACCCAAGAACCGCGCTTAGGGCTTCATTGTGGGGTTCGTCGTTTAGATCGCCCATAAAAGCGATCCACTCTCCGGGATATTCGATCGAAATTCGGTCGTGGAACTCGTTCGTTCTTTTGGCTGCGTACTTCCTTTTTTCTTCTGAAGCCATTTGACCACCATATCGCGAGGGCCAATGAGCAATGATAAGGTGAAAGCCGACTTCGTTCCATACGAACCTGCACCAAAGCATATCGCGTAGCGGTCGATCACCTGAGTCCACGGGCAGGGCGATCGGTGCAGCCGTATCTAAATGAATCTTCTGGTTCCTCCACAGTAACCCTACATCGATTCCCCGTGGATCCGGGGATTCAAAATGCACAAATCGATAGTTGAGCTCCTTCAGACTCGGGGCATTGATCAAGTCTCCTAGCACGATTGAATTCTCAATTTCTGCCAATCCGATAATATCAACTCCACTCCAACCGCCTACCGCTCTGATCGTTTGAGCATGCTCACCAACTTTGGCTCGGTAACGGCTATAAGTCCAACGATGACTGCCCATTGGAGTGAAATCGTCATCGTCTTTCTCAGGATCGTTGAAGGTGTCAAAAAGATTCTCAACGTTGTAGAATGCAATCCGAATGTCCGAGTCACCAGGCGATTCAAAAAAGTCGGGAAGTGTATGAGTAGGTGGTGGCGGCAGGCTACAGCGCGCAAGAATAGCTAAGGCAACAATGGTAAGAAGCGTTTTCACGAGGTCAATATCCTACCTCGTGGGGACTTAAACTGTCCCTTAGGGCCCAACGGCCGGAATCACACCTTGATAAAGTGCCCCTGGACCACTGCTCTTCTCCTCTGAAACGTACAATAGGCTGTCGTTCCGAAAAGTTACGGCCTCTTTTTGAGTAGTTCTTTCGAATGAGAATTTCCGTGCCTTACCCTTCAGAAAACGGGGTGCTTCAAAATCGTAAAATACCCATAAATGTCCATTATTGAGAAGTGCCAAACGGTCTCCGGACGGACTCAAATCGGCAGCAGTGATCCATTGTGCCATGTAATAGGTGCCCCCCGTGGCAAAGGAATCGACCAATTCCGCAACGTATTCTCCCGGTTGTGCGGGCACACGATACATCTTCGTATATCCGGAATAAGGTTCAGTTCGATTCTTCGAAAACAGATAAAGCGAATCGTTCCAATATACCATCGCCTCCATATCGAATTCTTTTTTTCGCCCTTCGGGCGGATACGCACCTTGGTCGGGGTATGAGAACGAAATCTTCTCGGTGGTAACTTCAGTCTCCGATCCACGAGGCAATGGAAGCTTATAAATGCACAGGTCTCTGCGTTTGTTGCGGTTGTTTCCAAAATCCCCAACGTACAGAGTATTGGTACCTCTATCCAACGCAAGTTCTTCCCAATCTACATTCGAGGCACCATTGAGCATAACTTCGTTCAGTATGGTGCCGGTAGTGTCGACCTCGAATAAACGAGCCTTGTCCCCGCTGTCGTTGTGCGTCCAAAAAGTCTGGTGTTCATCGTCCCAAACGAGTCCGCTGTTTTCTTCCAAAACGGCGGGCATCAGGAATTGAGGCTCCAATCCAATGGTGCCGGGCGAGAAAACGGTCAGAATCTCGATCCATAGCGTATAGCCAAAAACACGAATGATATTTTCGACCGCTCCCAACATTAGGATTCTCGGCCCGGATAGGCTTCGAGCGCTTTTTCCAGAATGACGAGCGATTTGCGCAAGCTGTCCTCATTCAATACGTAGGCAATGCGCACCTCTTGCCTGCCTTTTCCAGGCGTTGAATAGAATCCTGTCGCTGGAGCGAGCATGATGGTCGACCCTTCATAAGAAAAGTCAGAAAGCAACCACTCTGCGAATTTATCGGCATCGTCTACCGGGAGTTCTGCTATGCAGTAAAATGCTCCTGATGGTTTAGGGCATCTTACCCCGGTAATCTTATTCAAACCTTCAACCAATACGTTCCGCCTAGCTACGTACTCTTCTATCACCTCTTCAAAGTAGGAAGCAGGTGTTCTCAACGCAGCTTCGGCCGCAATTTGGCCAAGACTTGGAGGGCTCAGACGCGCCTGTGCGAATTTCATGATAGTGGCCATCAACTGGCTGTTTCGCGATACAATGCAGCCGATTCGCGCGCCACACATACTGTATCTTTTCGAAACGCTGTCGACCATAATAGCATGGTTGTGCAATCCGCCCAAGGCCATTATCGAGTGATGCGACTTTCCGTCGTAGCAGAATTCGCGATACACTTCATCGGCGATGAGGTACAAGTCGTGTTTGATCACCAATGCGCGAAGTTGCTCCAATTCGCCTTCGCTGTACAAGTATCCGGTCGGATTGCCAGGGTTACAGATTAAAATAGCTTTGGTCTTAGGCCCGATCAGCTTTTCGAATTCCTCGATGCTTGGAAGGGCAAAACCGTCTTCAATGGATGCGGTTACCGCTTTTACCTCGACACCATTTGCAATGGAAAAACCGTTGTAGTTAGCGTAAAATGGCTCTGGAACGATAAGTTCGTCACCTTGGTCCATAGTGGCACCAATGATAAAGCTCAATGCCTCGGATCCGCCAGTGGTCACCATGATGTCATGAGCGTTGACCTCCATGCCCAAATTACGGTAGTATTTAGCCAGTCCCTCTCGGTAGGTGAGATTACCTTCGGAATGCGAATAGGCGATCACTTCAACCGGAGCCACATGAATGGCGTCCTGAACGACTTCCGGAGTTTTGATATCGGGTTGTCCGATATTCAAATGGTATACCGTGGTTCCGTTGGCTTTGGCAGCATCTGCGAATGGAACGAGTTTCCGTATAGGAGAGGCGGGCATGCGCTGCCCTTTAAGTGATAGTGATGGCATAATCTTCGAACATGTTCATCGGCCCGAGAGGGCGCAAATAAAAAATCCCGGAGCGTTAACTCCGGGATAAAAATATCAATTTCGAAATTGCATCAAGGCTTTGCAACCGGTGAAGCTCCATTTTGCTTCACTGGGCTGGTGCTACCGCTGTCTGGGTTCACCTTTCCTTTGATCTTGATGACTTTGGTTGGCGTGGCCGCATTGGAAGTGATGGTCACAGACTTGTTGAAGGCGCCGATGCGCTTGGTGTCGTATTTTACTTTGATCATGTCCGATGCTCCCGGTGCGATTGGCTCATTTGGCCAAGAAGGAACTGTACAACCACAAGATCCTTTACAGTTCGTGATGATCAACGGCTCTTTACCGGTATTGGTGAATACGAATTCGTACGTTCCGTTAGCCCCTTTCTCGATAGTGCCGTAATCGTGCTCTTCCGTTTCGAAGGTGATTTGCGGTGCGTTCGGATTGGTGTTTGTTTGACCGAATGTGAATGCAACAGCTGCGAAAACAACTGTCATAGTAGCAATCAATTTTTTCATGTGTCCAAGGGTTTTGTTTTGAAACTGATTACAAAGGTAGCAAAGGACTTGCCACATTTGCAACCTCTTATATCCATTAACACGCCATTAACAACCTAACGGTTTGGTTGTTCGCTGCGTAAACAAAGGGGGATTTGCTACTTTTGTTCGCCCAATTGATGCCGCATGGAGATCGCAAAGAATTTTGACCCGAAAGAAGTAGAGAAGAAGTGGTACGACCACTGGATGAACCAACAGTTCTTCCGGTCGGTCCCGGACGACCGTGAGCCCTATACCATTGTGATTCCCCCGCCCAACGTGACCGGGGTTTTGCACATGGGACACATGCTCAACAATACCATTCAGGATGTGCTCATCCGCCGTGCTCGGATGCAGGGCTTTAACGCGTGTTGGGTGCCCGGAACGGATCACGCTTCAATTGCCACCGAGGCAAAGGTCGTGCGGAAACTCCGCGAACAGGGAATTACCAAGGCGGATATTGCGCGAAACGAATTCTTGGAGCACGCCTTCGAATGGAAAGAGCAGTACGGAGGAATCATCATCGAACAGCTCAAGAAATTGGGTGCCTCTTGCGATTGGGATCGTACCCGATTTACCATGGAGGATAGCCTCAGTAAGGCCGTAATTCACGTTTTCGTTGAGCTCTATAAGAAGGGCTTTTTGTACCGCGACCTCAAAATGATCAACTGGGATCCGGCCGCGCAAACAACGCTTTCCAACGAAGAGGTAATTTATAAAGAGGAGCAATCGAACCTTTATCATGTGCGATACAGAATCAAAAATTCGAATGAGTTCTTGACCATTGCCACTACACGGCCCGAAACCATTCTGGGTGATACCGCCATTTGTGTCCATCCCGAGGACGAACGCTACGCGCATCTCAAGGGTGCGCGCGTGATCGTTCCGTTGGTAGAGCGAGAGATCCCGGTCATTTTCGACGTATATGTCGACCGCGAGTTTGGAACAGGTGCCCTCAAAGTGACTCCGGCTCACGACCCCAACGATTACGAGCTAGGTCAAAAACACGAGCTCGAAACCATCGACATCATGAATCCCGACGGAACCCTGAGCGAAGCCGCGCAGTGTTACATCGGTGAAGACCGAATGGATGTTCGCAAGAAGATCGTGAAGAATCTCAAGGAGCGCGATCACCTCGTGGAGGTCGCGTCCATCCAAAACAAAGTGGGTTATTCTGAGCGCAATCCGGACACCATCGTAGAGCCGCGATTGAGCCTTCAGTGGTTCGTCGATATGCAAAAATTAGCCCCACAGGCATTGGATGCCGTAATGAACGATGAGGTCGGATTCTTCCCTCCAAAATTCAAGAACACCTACCGTCACTGGATGGAAAACATCCGGGATTGGCCCATCAGTCGCCAATTGTGGTGGGGTCAGCGCATACCGGCGTACTACATCGAAGACGGTACTGTTATCGTTGCAGAATCCGACGAAGAGGCATTGGCACAAGCGCGTGAAAAAACGGGCAACGCAGAATTAACGATGGCTGCCTTGCGGCAGGATGAGGATGTTGTGGACACGTGGTTCAGCTCTTGGTTGTGGCCAATAAGTGTGTTCGATGGATTCGAAGAGGACAAAACCGACTTCGATTATTACTATCCGACCACAGTACTGGTCACCGGTTGGGACATCATCTTTTTCTGGGTTGCGCGTATGGTCATGGCCGGTTACGAA
This portion of the Flavobacteriales bacterium genome encodes:
- a CDS encoding valine--tRNA ligase, with protein sequence MEIAKNFDPKEVEKKWYDHWMNQQFFRSVPDDREPYTIVIPPPNVTGVLHMGHMLNNTIQDVLIRRARMQGFNACWVPGTDHASIATEAKVVRKLREQGITKADIARNEFLEHAFEWKEQYGGIIIEQLKKLGASCDWDRTRFTMEDSLSKAVIHVFVELYKKGFLYRDLKMINWDPAAQTTLSNEEVIYKEEQSNLYHVRYRIKNSNEFLTIATTRPETILGDTAICVHPEDERYAHLKGARVIVPLVEREIPVIFDVYVDREFGTGALKVTPAHDPNDYELGQKHELETIDIMNPDGTLSEAAQCYIGEDRMDVRKKIVKNLKERDHLVEVASIQNKVGYSERNPDTIVEPRLSLQWFVDMQKLAPQALDAVMNDEVGFFPPKFKNTYRHWMENIRDWPISRQLWWGQRIPAYYIEDGTVIVAESDEEALAQAREKTGNAELTMAALRQDEDVVDTWFSSWLWPISVFDGFEEDKTDFDYYYPTTVLVTGWDIIFFWVARMVMAGYEFKGERPFKHVYFTGMVRDKQRRKMSKSLGNSPDALGLIDTYGADGVRVGMLLSVAAGNDLLFDEKLCEQGRNFANKIWNALRLVKGWETDGSDARPAEKAAHLWFHDRLQSALSEIEKSYEDYRLSEALMTIYKLIWDDFCSWYLEAVKPPYGEKISASSMLSIRQNFNQVVKLLHPFMPFLTEEVYQQLADRDADDCVAVADYPEQTAFDEKIVSDFERTKEIITAIRAFKQEKGISPREEFELYVKKNAPSGNEFDVIIHKLAGISQIHENEPVPEGSYSFRVGADEFAIPMAGHVDMDAEIEKLQEELEYQEGFLKGVMKKLSNDRFVINAPEQVVAKERQKQTDAELRIKVLTEQLASLESK
- a CDS encoding pyridoxal phosphate-dependent aminotransferase, with amino-acid sequence MPSLSLKGQRMPASPIRKLVPFADAAKANGTTVYHLNIGQPDIKTPEVVQDAIHVAPVEVIAYSHSEGNLTYREGLAKYYRNLGMEVNAHDIMVTTGGSEALSFIIGATMDQGDELIVPEPFYANYNGFSIANGVEVKAVTASIEDGFALPSIEEFEKLIGPKTKAILICNPGNPTGYLYSEGELEQLRALVIKHDLYLIADEVYREFCYDGKSHHSIMALGGLHNHAIMVDSVSKRYSMCGARIGCIVSRNSQLMATIMKFAQARLSPPSLGQIAAEAALRTPASYFEEVIEEYVARRNVLVEGLNKITGVRCPKPSGAFYCIAELPVDDADKFAEWLLSDFSYEGSTIMLAPATGFYSTPGKGRQEVRIAYVLNEDSLRKSLVILEKALEAYPGRES
- a CDS encoding DUF1573 domain-containing protein, producing MKKLIATMTVVFAAVAFTFGQTNTNPNAPQITFETEEHDYGTIEKGANGTYEFVFTNTGKEPLIITNCKGSCGCTVPSWPNEPIAPGASDMIKVKYDTKRIGAFNKSVTITSNAATPTKVIKIKGKVNPDSGSTSPVKQNGASPVAKP